A single genomic interval of Acyrthosiphon pisum isolate AL4f unplaced genomic scaffold, pea_aphid_22Mar2018_4r6ur Scaffold_20916;HRSCAF=22526, whole genome shotgun sequence harbors:
- the LOC100570550 gene encoding zinc finger BED domain-containing protein 1-like → MPNLNRKRSAVWNHFSVESLTIAKCSYCKEGVSYSGGSTSNLMRHLKTKHVTVPLKRPLLVNDDNIDDPSDSDVPASTSASVSTGSSRVVSEAAGPSASNLPKQSAITQYISKPISLTKSKAIDLQITKFIVEHFHPFSLVEETEFRNLIKMLAPNYIVPSRKTISNSLLIQMYESVLEKVKTNLHDVSAVSLTTDGWTSINNQHYMALTVHFLNSETKLCSRLIGCINYNEQCTSVELAKFLMTTAEAWNIEHKISAVVTDNASNIVNAVKKNNWRHVPCFAHVLNIGIQRGLTHLKTVMTKINNIVAFFKQSSGALHKLQKHQKQMGLPDLKLIQECKTRWNSAYHMMERILKLKEPVLSTLAITNNDLNCITEEEWQTVSTACEFLKMFDELTTEISAENFVTISKQNLFYLFLLDYLRKFVFDINMQRDIISMAAEIKATLDKYFKNLEGNEVQSQAIILDPRFKKYGFSSDHKFETCKVGLARKLQDINVQMPNEPVEERPTTSIVQSSTSIWKQFDEQVSSVLGQNNPSVACIVELDKYLSENLLNRQQDPLKWWSERKLLYPRLYEMVKRRLCVPATSVPNERVFSKAGMVLNSKRTRLTTEKVEKIIFIQSNM, encoded by the coding sequence atgcCAAATTTAAACCGCAAGAGAAGTGCAGTATGGAATCATTTTAGTGTTGAGTCCCTTACTATTGCTAAATGTTCTTATTGTAAAGAAGGTGTTAGTTATAGTGGTGGGTCAACTAGTAACCTTATGCGCCATCTAAAAACTAAGCATGTAACTGTGCCACTTAAAAGACCACTGCTGGTAAATGATGACAACATTGATGACCCATCCGACTCCGACGTTCCAGCATCTACAAGTGCCTCTGTGAGTACAGGTTCGTCGAGAGTAGTTTCTGAAGCAGCAGGGCCATCAGCATCAAATCTACCTAAACAAAGTGCCATCACACAGTATATAAGTAAACCAATTTCTCTCACAAAATCAAAAGCTATAGACTTACAGATCACTAAATTTATCGTCGAACATTTTCATCCTTTTTCATTGGTAGAAGAAACAGAATTCCGTAATCTGATTAAGATGCTTGCACCAAATTACATTGTACCTTCCAgaaaaacaatatcaaatagTTTGCTAATACAAATGTACGAAAGTGTTCTTGAGAAAGTTAAAACTAACTTACATGATGTGAGTGCCGTATCTTTGACCACAGATGGTTGGACATCCATCAATAACCAACATTATATGGCCTTGACCgtccattttttaaattctgagacTAAATTGTGTTCTAGACTAATTGGTTGCATCAACTATAATGAGCAATGTACGTCAGTTGAACTTGCCAAGTTTTTGATGACTACTGCTGAAGCATGGaatattgaacataaaatatcagCAGTAGTCACAGATAATGCTTCAAATATAGTCAATGctgtaaagaaaaataattggaGACATGTCCCATGCTTTGCTCATGTCCTTAATATCGGCATTCAGCGTGGTCTGACACATTTGAAAACTGTCatgactaaaataaataatatagttgcatTTTTCAAGCAAAGTTCTGGGGCTCTGCATAAATTACAGAAGCATCAAAAACAAATGGGTTTACCAGATCTTAAGCTGATTCAGGAGTGCAAAACTCGTTGGAATTCAGCCTATCACATGATGGAAAGAATACTAAAGTTAAAAGAACCCGTGTTGTCAACATTAGCCATAACCAACAATGATTTAAATTGCATTACTGAGGAGGAATGGCAAACGGTATCTACTGCGTGTGAGTTTCTGAAAATGTTTGATGAATTAACAACTGAGATTAGTGCTGAAAATTTTGTTACCATCTcgaaacaaaatttattttatttgtttttactagATTATTTgcgtaaatttgtttttgacatCAACATGCAACGTGACATAATTTCAATGGCTGCAGAAATAAAGGCAACATTGGATAAGTACTTCAAAAACTTAGAAGGTAACGAGGTTCAATCACAAGCAATTATACTCGACCCACGTTTTAAAAAGTATGGATTTTCCAGTGATCACAAATTTGAAACGTGTAAAGTAGGCTTGGCAAGAAAATTACAGGACATAAATGTTCAAATGCCAAACGAACCTGTCGAAGAACGTCCAACTACTTCTATTGTACAAAGTTCGACAAGTATTTGGAAACAGTTTGATGAACAAGTCAGTTCGGTTCTTGGTCAAAATAATCCATCTGTGGCATGCATTGTAGAGTTGGACAAATACTTGAGTGAAAATCTCTTAAATCGTCAACAGGATCCTTTGAAGTGGTGGTCTGAAAGAAAGCTTTTATACCCCAGACTATATGAAATGGTTAAAAGACGACTTTGTGTACCAGCAACATCTGTTCCCAATGAGCGAGTTTTTTCAAAAGCTGGTATGGTTCTTAATAGCAAAAGAACCAGACTTACAActgaaaaagtagaaaaaattatatttatacagtcAAACATGTAA